In one window of Arachis ipaensis cultivar K30076 chromosome B06, Araip1.1, whole genome shotgun sequence DNA:
- the LOC107605121 gene encoding transcriptional corepressor LEUNIG isoform X3: MATKMIEDRLKLPLQRDSLDEAAMKQRFGDQLMDPNHASILKSSAAPGQPSGQVLHGAAGAMSPQVQGRSQQLPGSTPDIKSEINPVLNPRAAGPEGSLIGMPGSNQGSNNLTLKGWPLTGLEQLRSGLLQQQKPFMQAPQPFHQLPMLTPQHQQHLMLQAQQNLASPSASDDSRRLRMLMNNRNMGLSKDGLSNPVGDVPNVGSPLPGGGPPFPRGDTDMLMKLRLAQLHQQHQNANPQQQQQLQQHALSNQQSQSSNHSMHQQDRVAGAGSVTADGSMSNSFRGNDQVSKNQTGRKRKQPVSSSGPANSSGTANTAGPSPSSAPSTPSTHTPGDVMSMPALPHSSSSTKPLMMFGTDGTGTLTSPSNQLWDDKDLELQADVDRFVEDGSLDDNVESFLSHDDTDARDAVGRCMDVSKGFTFSEVNSVRASTSKVVCCHFSSDGKLLASGGHDKKAVLWYTDSLKQKTTLEEHSSLITDVRFSPSMPRLATSSFDKTVRVWDVDNPGYSLRTFTGHSTSVMSLDFHPNKDDLICSCDGDGEIRYWSINNGSCARVAKGGTVQMRFQPRLGRYLAAAAENVVSILDVETQACPYSLKGHTKPIHSVCWDPSGEFLASVSEDSVRVWTLGTGTEGECVHELSCNGNKFHSCVFHPTYSSLLVIGCYQSLELWNMSENKTMTLSAHEGLVAALAVSTVNGLVASASHDKYVKLWK, encoded by the exons ATGGCAACAAAGATGATCGAGGACAGGTTAAAACTGCCCCTTCAGAGGGATTCTTTGGATGAAGCAGCAATGAAG CAAAGATTCGGAGACCAACTCATGGACCCAAATCATGCCTCAATATTGAAGTCATCTGCAGCTCCTGGCCAGCCTTCAGG GCAAGTTTTGCATGGTGCTGCTGGTGCGATGTCTCCACAAGTTCAAGGTCGTAGTCAGCAATTACCAGGGTCTACTCCG GACATTAAGAGTGAGATTAATCCTGTTTTAAATCCCAGAGCTGCGGGGCCTGAAGGATCACTAATAGGAATGCCTG GATCAAATCAAGGCAGCAACAATTTGACTTTGAAGGGGTGGCCACTCACA GGGTTGGAGCAATTACGGTCTGGTCTACTTCAGCAGCAAAAACCTTTCATGCAAGCCCCACAGCCTTTTCATCAGCTTCCAATGTTGACACCCCAGCATCAGCAACATCTTATGTTACAAGCACAACAAAATCTGGCATCACCATCTGCTAGTGATGATAGTAGAAGACTCAGAATGCTGATGAATAATAGGAACATGGGGTTAAGTAAGGATGGTCTTTCAAATCCGGTGGGGGATGTACCAAATGTTGGATCACCACTTCCAGGTGGTGGTCCCCCGTTTCCTCGTGGAGATACAGATATGTTAATGAAG TTGAGACTGGCTCAGTTACATCAGCAGCATCAAAATGCCAAtccacagcagcagcagcagcttcAACAGCATGCTCTTTCAAATCAGCAATCCCAGAGTTCAAATCATAGCATGCATCAACAAGACAGAGTAGCAGGAGCTGGCAGTGTCACTGCGGATGGAAGCATGTCAAACTCCTTTAGAGGAAATGATCAG GTTTCAAAAAACCAGACTGGGAGAAAGAGAAAGCAGCCTGTATCTTCTTCTGGACCTGCCAATAGCTCAGGAACAGCAAATACAGCAGGCCCATCTCCAAGTTCAGCGCCATCAACTCCCTCCACTCATACACCTGGTGATGTGATGTCAATGCCTGCATTACCTCATAGTAGTAGTTCAACAAAGCCTCTAATGATGTTTGGTACCGATGGCACCGGAACTCTTACATCACCCTCAAACCAGTTG TGGGATGATAAGGATCTTGAATTGCAGGCTGACGTGGATCGTTTTGTGGAGGATGGATCTCTTGATGACAATGTTGAGTCTTTTTTATCCCATGATGATACAGATGCTAGAGATGCAGTTGGTCGTTGTATGGATGTAAGCAAAG GTTTCACATTTTCTGAAGTAAACTCAGTACGGGCAAGCACAAGCAAGGTCGTCTGTTGCCATTTCTCATCTGATGGGAAATTGCTTGCAAGTGGTGGACATGACAAGAAG GCTGTTTTATGGTACACAGATTCTCTGAAGCAGAAAACTACCCTTGAAGAGCATTCATCGTTAATCACTGATGTCCGGTTTAGCCCAAGCATGCCTCGCCTTGCAACATCTTCGTTTGACAAAACTGTCAGAGTTTGGGATGTTGACAAT CCGGGGTATTCTCTTCGCACCTTTACTGGACATTCAACATCAGTTATGTCTCTAGATTTTCACCCGAATAAGGATGACCTTATCTGCTCTTGTGATGGTGACGGTGAGATACGATATTGGAGCATAAACAATGGCAGTTGTGCTAGAGTTGCAAAG GGTGGGACTGTGCAGATGAGATTTCAACCTCGACTCGGGAGGTACCTTGCTGCGGCTGCAGAGAATGTCGTATCTATACTTGATGTGGAGACACAAGCATGCCCATATTCGTTAAAG GGACACACAAAGCCGATACATTCCGTGTGTTGGGACCCATCTGGGGAGTTCCTTGCATCTGTCAGTGAGGACTCTGTAAGGGTTTGGACTCTTGGAACAGGAACTGAGGGCGAATGTGTTCACGAGCTTAGCTGTAACGGCAACAAGTTCCACTCGTGTGTTTTCCACCCAACGTATTCTTCGCTGCTCGTCATTGGTTGTTATCAG TCGTTGGAGCTGTGGAACATGTCAGAGAACAAGACAATGACTCTGTCTGCTCATGAAGGTCTGGTCGCCGCGTTGGCAGTTTCAACTGTAAATGGTTTGGTTGCTTCAGCGAGTCATGACAAGTATGTCAAGCTCTGGAAATAA
- the LOC107605121 gene encoding transcriptional corepressor LEUNIG isoform X1, which translates to MSQTNWEADKMLDVYIHDYLVKRDLKASAQAFQAEGKVSSDPVAIDAPGGFLFEWWSVFWDIFIARTNEKHSEVAASYIETQLIKAREQQQQQQQPQPQPQQSQHQHQQQQQQQQQQQQQQQQPQQQQQQQQPQPQQQQQPPQQQQGRDRAHLLNGGTNGLVGNPGTANAMATKMIEDRLKLPLQRDSLDEAAMKQRFGDQLMDPNHASILKSSAAPGQPSGQVLHGAAGAMSPQVQGRSQQLPGSTPDIKSEINPVLNPRAAGPEGSLIGMPGSNQGSNNLTLKGWPLTGLEQLRSGLLQQQKPFMQAPQPFHQLPMLTPQHQQHLMLQAQQNLASPSASDDSRRLRMLMNNRNMGLSKDGLSNPVGDVPNVGSPLPGGGPPFPRGDTDMLMKLRLAQLHQQHQNANPQQQQQLQQHALSNQQSQSSNHSMHQQDRVAGAGSVTADGSMSNSFRGNDQVSKNQTGRKRKQPVSSSGPANSSGTANTAGPSPSSAPSTPSTHTPGDVMSMPALPHSSSSTKPLMMFGTDGTGTLTSPSNQLWDDKDLELQADVDRFVEDGSLDDNVESFLSHDDTDARDAVGRCMDVSKGFTFSEVNSVRASTSKVVCCHFSSDGKLLASGGHDKKAVLWYTDSLKQKTTLEEHSSLITDVRFSPSMPRLATSSFDKTVRVWDVDNPGYSLRTFTGHSTSVMSLDFHPNKDDLICSCDGDGEIRYWSINNGSCARVAKGGTVQMRFQPRLGRYLAAAAENVVSILDVETQACPYSLKGHTKPIHSVCWDPSGEFLASVSEDSVRVWTLGTGTEGECVHELSCNGNKFHSCVFHPTYSSLLVIGCYQSLELWNMSENKTMTLSAHEGLVAALAVSTVNGLVASASHDKYVKLWK; encoded by the exons ATGTCTCAAACTAACTGGGAGGCTGATAAGAT GTTAGATGTTTACATCCATGATTACCTTGTGAAGAGGGACTTGAAGGCTTCAGCTCAGGCTTTTCAAGCTGAAGGGAAAGTATCCTCGGACCCAGTTG CTATCGATGCTCCCGGAGGATTTCTATTCGAGTGGTGGTCGGTTTTCTGGGACATATTTATTGCCAGGACTAATGAGAAGCACTCAGAGGTTGCCGCCTCGTATATTGAG ACACAATTAATTAAGGCTAGGGAGCAACAGCAGCAGCAACAGCAGCCGCAGCCACAACCCCAGCAGTcacaacatcaacatcaacagcagcagcagcagcaacaacaacaacaacaacagcagcagcagccgcagcaacagcagcaacaacagcagCCACAGCCGCAGCAACAGCAGCAACCACCCCAACAACAACAGGGTAGGGATAGGGCTCATCTCTTGAATGGTGGTACCAATGGGCTAGTTGGAAACCCTGGCACTGCTAATGCAATGGCAACAAAGATGATCGAGGACAGGTTAAAACTGCCCCTTCAGAGGGATTCTTTGGATGAAGCAGCAATGAAG CAAAGATTCGGAGACCAACTCATGGACCCAAATCATGCCTCAATATTGAAGTCATCTGCAGCTCCTGGCCAGCCTTCAGG GCAAGTTTTGCATGGTGCTGCTGGTGCGATGTCTCCACAAGTTCAAGGTCGTAGTCAGCAATTACCAGGGTCTACTCCG GACATTAAGAGTGAGATTAATCCTGTTTTAAATCCCAGAGCTGCGGGGCCTGAAGGATCACTAATAGGAATGCCTG GATCAAATCAAGGCAGCAACAATTTGACTTTGAAGGGGTGGCCACTCACA GGGTTGGAGCAATTACGGTCTGGTCTACTTCAGCAGCAAAAACCTTTCATGCAAGCCCCACAGCCTTTTCATCAGCTTCCAATGTTGACACCCCAGCATCAGCAACATCTTATGTTACAAGCACAACAAAATCTGGCATCACCATCTGCTAGTGATGATAGTAGAAGACTCAGAATGCTGATGAATAATAGGAACATGGGGTTAAGTAAGGATGGTCTTTCAAATCCGGTGGGGGATGTACCAAATGTTGGATCACCACTTCCAGGTGGTGGTCCCCCGTTTCCTCGTGGAGATACAGATATGTTAATGAAG TTGAGACTGGCTCAGTTACATCAGCAGCATCAAAATGCCAAtccacagcagcagcagcagcttcAACAGCATGCTCTTTCAAATCAGCAATCCCAGAGTTCAAATCATAGCATGCATCAACAAGACAGAGTAGCAGGAGCTGGCAGTGTCACTGCGGATGGAAGCATGTCAAACTCCTTTAGAGGAAATGATCAG GTTTCAAAAAACCAGACTGGGAGAAAGAGAAAGCAGCCTGTATCTTCTTCTGGACCTGCCAATAGCTCAGGAACAGCAAATACAGCAGGCCCATCTCCAAGTTCAGCGCCATCAACTCCCTCCACTCATACACCTGGTGATGTGATGTCAATGCCTGCATTACCTCATAGTAGTAGTTCAACAAAGCCTCTAATGATGTTTGGTACCGATGGCACCGGAACTCTTACATCACCCTCAAACCAGTTG TGGGATGATAAGGATCTTGAATTGCAGGCTGACGTGGATCGTTTTGTGGAGGATGGATCTCTTGATGACAATGTTGAGTCTTTTTTATCCCATGATGATACAGATGCTAGAGATGCAGTTGGTCGTTGTATGGATGTAAGCAAAG GTTTCACATTTTCTGAAGTAAACTCAGTACGGGCAAGCACAAGCAAGGTCGTCTGTTGCCATTTCTCATCTGATGGGAAATTGCTTGCAAGTGGTGGACATGACAAGAAG GCTGTTTTATGGTACACAGATTCTCTGAAGCAGAAAACTACCCTTGAAGAGCATTCATCGTTAATCACTGATGTCCGGTTTAGCCCAAGCATGCCTCGCCTTGCAACATCTTCGTTTGACAAAACTGTCAGAGTTTGGGATGTTGACAAT CCGGGGTATTCTCTTCGCACCTTTACTGGACATTCAACATCAGTTATGTCTCTAGATTTTCACCCGAATAAGGATGACCTTATCTGCTCTTGTGATGGTGACGGTGAGATACGATATTGGAGCATAAACAATGGCAGTTGTGCTAGAGTTGCAAAG GGTGGGACTGTGCAGATGAGATTTCAACCTCGACTCGGGAGGTACCTTGCTGCGGCTGCAGAGAATGTCGTATCTATACTTGATGTGGAGACACAAGCATGCCCATATTCGTTAAAG GGACACACAAAGCCGATACATTCCGTGTGTTGGGACCCATCTGGGGAGTTCCTTGCATCTGTCAGTGAGGACTCTGTAAGGGTTTGGACTCTTGGAACAGGAACTGAGGGCGAATGTGTTCACGAGCTTAGCTGTAACGGCAACAAGTTCCACTCGTGTGTTTTCCACCCAACGTATTCTTCGCTGCTCGTCATTGGTTGTTATCAG TCGTTGGAGCTGTGGAACATGTCAGAGAACAAGACAATGACTCTGTCTGCTCATGAAGGTCTGGTCGCCGCGTTGGCAGTTTCAACTGTAAATGGTTTGGTTGCTTCAGCGAGTCATGACAAGTATGTCAAGCTCTGGAAATAA
- the LOC107605121 gene encoding transcriptional corepressor LEUNIG isoform X2 — translation MSQTNWEADKMLDVYIHDYLVKRDLKASAQAFQAEGKVSSDPVAIDAPGGFLFEWWSVFWDIFIARTNEKHSEVAASYIETQLIKAREQQQQQQQPQPQPQQSQHQHQQQQQQQQQQQQQQQQPQQQQQQQQPQPQQQQQPPQQQQGRDRAHLLNGGTNGLVGNPGTANAMATKMIEDRLKLPLQRDSLDEAAMKQRFGDQLMDPNHASILKSSAAPGQPSGQVLHGAAGAMSPQVQGRSQQLPGSTPDIKSEINPVLNPRAAGPEGSLIGMPGSNQGSNNLTLKGWPLTGLEQLRSGLLQQQKPFMQAPQPFHQLPMLTPQHQQHLMLQAQQNLASPSASDDSRRLRMLMNNRNMGLSKDGLSNPVGDVPNVGSPLPGGGPPFPRGDTDMLMKLRLAQLHQQHQNANPQQQQQLQQHALSNQQSQSSNHSMHQQDRVAGAGSVTADGSMSNSFRGNDQVSKNQTGRKRKQPVSSSGPANSSGTANTAGPSPSSAPSTPSTHTPGDVMSMPALPHSSSSTKPLMMFGTDGTGTLTSPSNQLADVDRFVEDGSLDDNVESFLSHDDTDARDAVGRCMDVSKGFTFSEVNSVRASTSKVVCCHFSSDGKLLASGGHDKKAVLWYTDSLKQKTTLEEHSSLITDVRFSPSMPRLATSSFDKTVRVWDVDNPGYSLRTFTGHSTSVMSLDFHPNKDDLICSCDGDGEIRYWSINNGSCARVAKGGTVQMRFQPRLGRYLAAAAENVVSILDVETQACPYSLKGHTKPIHSVCWDPSGEFLASVSEDSVRVWTLGTGTEGECVHELSCNGNKFHSCVFHPTYSSLLVIGCYQSLELWNMSENKTMTLSAHEGLVAALAVSTVNGLVASASHDKYVKLWK, via the exons ATGTCTCAAACTAACTGGGAGGCTGATAAGAT GTTAGATGTTTACATCCATGATTACCTTGTGAAGAGGGACTTGAAGGCTTCAGCTCAGGCTTTTCAAGCTGAAGGGAAAGTATCCTCGGACCCAGTTG CTATCGATGCTCCCGGAGGATTTCTATTCGAGTGGTGGTCGGTTTTCTGGGACATATTTATTGCCAGGACTAATGAGAAGCACTCAGAGGTTGCCGCCTCGTATATTGAG ACACAATTAATTAAGGCTAGGGAGCAACAGCAGCAGCAACAGCAGCCGCAGCCACAACCCCAGCAGTcacaacatcaacatcaacagcagcagcagcagcaacaacaacaacaacaacagcagcagcagccgcagcaacagcagcaacaacagcagCCACAGCCGCAGCAACAGCAGCAACCACCCCAACAACAACAGGGTAGGGATAGGGCTCATCTCTTGAATGGTGGTACCAATGGGCTAGTTGGAAACCCTGGCACTGCTAATGCAATGGCAACAAAGATGATCGAGGACAGGTTAAAACTGCCCCTTCAGAGGGATTCTTTGGATGAAGCAGCAATGAAG CAAAGATTCGGAGACCAACTCATGGACCCAAATCATGCCTCAATATTGAAGTCATCTGCAGCTCCTGGCCAGCCTTCAGG GCAAGTTTTGCATGGTGCTGCTGGTGCGATGTCTCCACAAGTTCAAGGTCGTAGTCAGCAATTACCAGGGTCTACTCCG GACATTAAGAGTGAGATTAATCCTGTTTTAAATCCCAGAGCTGCGGGGCCTGAAGGATCACTAATAGGAATGCCTG GATCAAATCAAGGCAGCAACAATTTGACTTTGAAGGGGTGGCCACTCACA GGGTTGGAGCAATTACGGTCTGGTCTACTTCAGCAGCAAAAACCTTTCATGCAAGCCCCACAGCCTTTTCATCAGCTTCCAATGTTGACACCCCAGCATCAGCAACATCTTATGTTACAAGCACAACAAAATCTGGCATCACCATCTGCTAGTGATGATAGTAGAAGACTCAGAATGCTGATGAATAATAGGAACATGGGGTTAAGTAAGGATGGTCTTTCAAATCCGGTGGGGGATGTACCAAATGTTGGATCACCACTTCCAGGTGGTGGTCCCCCGTTTCCTCGTGGAGATACAGATATGTTAATGAAG TTGAGACTGGCTCAGTTACATCAGCAGCATCAAAATGCCAAtccacagcagcagcagcagcttcAACAGCATGCTCTTTCAAATCAGCAATCCCAGAGTTCAAATCATAGCATGCATCAACAAGACAGAGTAGCAGGAGCTGGCAGTGTCACTGCGGATGGAAGCATGTCAAACTCCTTTAGAGGAAATGATCAG GTTTCAAAAAACCAGACTGGGAGAAAGAGAAAGCAGCCTGTATCTTCTTCTGGACCTGCCAATAGCTCAGGAACAGCAAATACAGCAGGCCCATCTCCAAGTTCAGCGCCATCAACTCCCTCCACTCATACACCTGGTGATGTGATGTCAATGCCTGCATTACCTCATAGTAGTAGTTCAACAAAGCCTCTAATGATGTTTGGTACCGATGGCACCGGAACTCTTACATCACCCTCAAACCAGTTG GCTGACGTGGATCGTTTTGTGGAGGATGGATCTCTTGATGACAATGTTGAGTCTTTTTTATCCCATGATGATACAGATGCTAGAGATGCAGTTGGTCGTTGTATGGATGTAAGCAAAG GTTTCACATTTTCTGAAGTAAACTCAGTACGGGCAAGCACAAGCAAGGTCGTCTGTTGCCATTTCTCATCTGATGGGAAATTGCTTGCAAGTGGTGGACATGACAAGAAG GCTGTTTTATGGTACACAGATTCTCTGAAGCAGAAAACTACCCTTGAAGAGCATTCATCGTTAATCACTGATGTCCGGTTTAGCCCAAGCATGCCTCGCCTTGCAACATCTTCGTTTGACAAAACTGTCAGAGTTTGGGATGTTGACAAT CCGGGGTATTCTCTTCGCACCTTTACTGGACATTCAACATCAGTTATGTCTCTAGATTTTCACCCGAATAAGGATGACCTTATCTGCTCTTGTGATGGTGACGGTGAGATACGATATTGGAGCATAAACAATGGCAGTTGTGCTAGAGTTGCAAAG GGTGGGACTGTGCAGATGAGATTTCAACCTCGACTCGGGAGGTACCTTGCTGCGGCTGCAGAGAATGTCGTATCTATACTTGATGTGGAGACACAAGCATGCCCATATTCGTTAAAG GGACACACAAAGCCGATACATTCCGTGTGTTGGGACCCATCTGGGGAGTTCCTTGCATCTGTCAGTGAGGACTCTGTAAGGGTTTGGACTCTTGGAACAGGAACTGAGGGCGAATGTGTTCACGAGCTTAGCTGTAACGGCAACAAGTTCCACTCGTGTGTTTTCCACCCAACGTATTCTTCGCTGCTCGTCATTGGTTGTTATCAG TCGTTGGAGCTGTGGAACATGTCAGAGAACAAGACAATGACTCTGTCTGCTCATGAAGGTCTGGTCGCCGCGTTGGCAGTTTCAACTGTAAATGGTTTGGTTGCTTCAGCGAGTCATGACAAGTATGTCAAGCTCTGGAAATAA